From the Leptolyngbyaceae cyanobacterium genome, one window contains:
- a CDS encoding transglutaminase domain-containing protein, producing MKTPPLLLGAALIFWGWQTGLWIFAIPMAAIIEGARFFPSRWEFSGADFRRMGNLCLIILIFLTIYLLIRNPSFYFVYTLLQWLPVILFPLLAAQTYSVNENIDITKLFLLFNDEITTDKNQRFTVDISYLYLASCILSASNANVGNISFYCGMFVLSAVGLWSLRSKRFSPMVWLCFLLTAGSIGFIGQIGLHQLHLTVEDRVAALYGNAMERETNSSKKQTNIGDIGLLKQSNEIIFRVATEGQKISDLLLREATYNKYQASLWVASKSNFIPVQSDRNGTSWRLANSVIKDLTPQPPSLAGKGENSNNISLQERGSTITVSATLHGGQGLLTLPNGTFQLDELPVSQMEKNKYGAVKVVGKVDAIAYQIQFNKNLSFDSLPTEDDLQIPKQEKPALDKIISQLDIKGKSPSEVLNRVDRFFIKNFTYSLKLANKENSSMPLSIFLLQTRAGHCEYFATATTLLLRAAGIPARYAVGYSVHEYSPLEKQYIIRNRHAHAWTMVYLNGKWQAFDTTPADWNRIEDATASRLSFISDLWSFLSFKISHWLSSSDGLKYGWVLIFVLVYILVWRFIRQTKVRRLSRKERLAKSIAKSEQNKRESEFYLIEKALNELGYIRQPSESLKIWIARLKEEIPTSDLIEELSFLIELHYRDRFDPLGIKDEERAILSSKIRAWLEKYKLITHNL from the coding sequence ATGAAAACACCACCGTTGCTTCTAGGTGCTGCTTTAATATTTTGGGGTTGGCAGACGGGACTATGGATTTTTGCCATCCCAATGGCGGCTATTATCGAAGGTGCTAGATTCTTTCCTTCTCGGTGGGAGTTCTCTGGTGCTGATTTTCGGCGGATGGGGAATCTCTGTCTGATTATTCTGATATTTCTAACTATTTATTTGCTAATTAGAAACCCCTCTTTTTACTTTGTTTATACTCTTTTGCAGTGGCTTCCAGTTATCTTATTTCCTCTTTTAGCTGCTCAGACATATTCTGTAAATGAAAATATCGATATAACAAAACTTTTTTTATTGTTCAACGATGAAATTACAACAGACAAAAATCAACGCTTTACTGTTGATATCTCTTATCTCTATTTAGCTAGTTGTATTTTGTCTGCTAGTAACGCCAATGTGGGCAATATTTCTTTTTATTGTGGAATGTTCGTACTGTCAGCCGTTGGCCTTTGGTCGCTCAGGTCTAAACGGTTTTCACCAATGGTTTGGCTTTGCTTTTTATTAACTGCTGGAAGTATAGGATTTATAGGACAAATTGGACTGCACCAACTTCACCTGACGGTAGAAGACCGGGTGGCAGCATTATATGGTAATGCGATGGAAAGAGAAACAAACTCGTCTAAAAAACAAACTAATATAGGAGATATTGGTTTGTTGAAGCAGTCGAACGAGATTATTTTTAGAGTTGCTACTGAAGGACAAAAAATTTCTGATTTATTGTTGAGAGAAGCTACTTATAATAAGTATCAAGCTTCTCTTTGGGTGGCATCAAAATCTAATTTTATTCCGGTACAATCCGATCGTAATGGTACAAGTTGGCGTTTAGCAAATAGCGTAATAAAAGACCTAACCCCCCAGCCCCCTTCCCTAGCAGGGAAGGGGGAGAATTCTAATAATATTTCCTTGCAAGAGAGAGGTTCTACGATTACTGTTTCTGCTACGTTACATGGCGGTCAAGGTTTGTTAACGTTACCGAACGGAACTTTTCAACTTGATGAGTTACCAGTTAGCCAAATGGAGAAAAACAAATATGGTGCGGTCAAAGTAGTAGGAAAAGTTGATGCGATCGCATATCAAATCCAATTCAACAAAAATCTTTCTTTTGATAGTTTGCCAACAGAAGATGACCTGCAAATTCCGAAACAAGAAAAACCAGCACTTGATAAAATTATCAGCCAATTAGATATTAAAGGGAAATCACCATCAGAAGTATTAAATCGGGTAGATAGGTTTTTTATCAAAAATTTCACTTATTCTCTAAAACTAGCTAATAAAGAAAATTCTTCAATGCCGTTATCAATATTTTTATTACAAACTCGTGCCGGACATTGCGAATATTTCGCTACTGCAACTACGCTTTTGTTGCGGGCAGCAGGTATTCCAGCCCGCTATGCTGTTGGATATTCGGTTCACGAATATAGCCCGTTGGAGAAACAGTATATCATCAGAAATCGCCATGCTCATGCTTGGACAATGGTATACTTAAATGGCAAATGGCAAGCTTTCGATACCACGCCTGCTGATTGGAATAGAATTGAGGATGCGACTGCTTCTAGGTTATCATTCATCTCCGATCTATGGTCGTTTTTGAGTTTTAAAATTTCACATTGGTTAAGCAGCAGCGATGGATTAAAGTACGGATGGGTGCTGATATTTGTATTAGTTTATATTCTGGTTTGGAGGTTTATTCGTCAGACCAAGGTGCGTCGTTTGTCTAGGAAAGAAAGATTAGCTAAATCAATTGCTAAATCAGAACAAAATAAAAGAGAATCGGAATTTTATTTAATCGAGAAAGCTTTAAATGAGTTGGGATATATCCGTCAGCCTTCCGAGTCTTTAAAAATTTGGATTGCTAGATTGAAAGAGGAAATACCAACATCAGATTTGATTGAGGAATTGAGTTTTTTGATTGAACTTCATTATCGCGATCGCTTCGATCCTTTAGGTATTAAAGATGAGGAAAGAGCTATATTAAGCTCGAAGATTCGAGCGTGGTTAGAAAAATATAAATTAATTACTCACAATTTATAG
- a CDS encoding DUF58 domain-containing protein, with product MTYQIFTFLLSIFIISIISSRFFPFRFSAIRTLPRFATVGVNLKYRIIIHNKTNKIQNNLKLLESFADPRPTFQEFIETPEPFEKKRNPFDRYVGYYRWVWLIARKRVAAAKQIDLPSLPPNNKIEVVYEITPAYRGVIRFADLTVIRPDPFGLLNAYTTIYLPQSLLVLPQLYNLPSVKLPGTRRYQSGGVALASSVGDSEEFRSLREYRPGDSLRKIHWKSWAKIGKPIVKEEQDEFFVRHALILDTFQKEKYSEILEEAVAIAASLACEVQTQESLLDLMFVGHEAYCFTFGRGLSHTDKMLEILASVVACRDKSFDSLIPTVMERISLLSGCICIFLTWDETRKKLINYLKGVGIHTLVLILSDKENIDWEFRQDNLTSFHILKLGNIQEDLMRI from the coding sequence ATGACCTATCAGATATTTACTTTTCTTTTATCAATTTTCATCATATCAATAATTTCTAGTCGATTTTTTCCTTTCCGTTTCAGTGCAATCCGGACGCTACCTCGATTTGCAACGGTTGGCGTAAACCTCAAGTACCGCATTATTATTCACAACAAAACCAACAAAATCCAAAATAACCTAAAATTGTTAGAAAGTTTTGCCGATCCTCGTCCCACCTTTCAGGAATTTATCGAAACCCCCGAACCTTTTGAAAAAAAACGTAATCCTTTTGATAGATATGTAGGATATTATCGCTGGGTATGGTTAATTGCTAGAAAACGGGTAGCCGCAGCAAAACAAATAGATTTACCCTCACTTCCACCCAACAATAAAATTGAAGTAGTTTATGAAATCACACCTGCTTACCGAGGTGTAATTCGATTTGCAGATTTAACAGTGATTCGACCCGATCCTTTTGGTTTATTGAATGCTTACACGACAATATATTTACCTCAATCTTTATTAGTTTTACCCCAATTATATAACCTACCATCGGTTAAACTTCCTGGTACGAGGAGATATCAATCTGGTGGAGTGGCGTTAGCTTCATCGGTGGGAGATTCAGAGGAATTTCGATCTTTACGAGAATATCGTCCGGGAGATTCCCTACGAAAAATTCATTGGAAAAGCTGGGCAAAAATTGGTAAGCCAATAGTCAAAGAAGAACAAGATGAGTTTTTTGTCAGACACGCCCTTATTTTAGATACATTTCAAAAGGAAAAATATAGCGAAATTTTAGAAGAAGCAGTAGCAATTGCTGCTTCCCTAGCTTGTGAAGTGCAAACCCAAGAATCCTTGCTAGATTTGATGTTTGTCGGTCATGAAGCTTATTGTTTTACCTTTGGCAGAGGACTCAGCCATACTGACAAAATGCTGGAAATTCTCGCTTCGGTTGTGGCGTGTCGCGATAAATCTTTTGATTCGCTGATTCCAACCGTAATGGAGAGAATTTCCCTATTAAGTGGCTGTATTTGTATATTTTTAACTTGGGATGAAACGCGAAAAAAATTAATCAATTATCTTAAAGGAGTCGGCATCCATACCTTAGTTTTAATCTTGTCAGATAAAGAGAATATTGACTGGGAATTTAGGCAAGATAATCTAACAAGTTTTCACATTTTAAAATTGGGCAACATACAAGAGGATTTAATGCGGATATGA
- a CDS encoding MoxR family ATPase yields the protein MDNATLETNGLTGKEIYQSISNNIQKAIEGQSAAIRKLLSAFASGGHVLLEDSPGTGKTTLAKALAFSVDVTFKRIQFTPDLLPSDILGISMLDPNDRTFHFHEGPIFANIVLADEINRASPRTQSALLEAMAEFQVTIDGNVRKLKDPFFAIATQNPVESRGTYPLPEAQMDRFALQFSLGYISPEEEVKILSNQIQQHPIDTIKPCVNLQDIINLKQQVKQIRISEELKRYIVDIVNATRSAEGVQLGASPRGSLALMKIAQALALFDGYQFVTPENIQELAVEVIAHRLVMEPQARFSGRTAAGVVEEILKSVPVPT from the coding sequence ATGGATAATGCAACCTTAGAGACTAATGGCTTGACGGGTAAAGAAATTTATCAAAGCATAAGTAACAATATTCAAAAAGCGATCGAAGGACAATCAGCAGCGATCAGAAAGTTACTCAGCGCCTTTGCTAGTGGGGGTCACGTCTTGCTAGAAGATTCTCCCGGAACGGGTAAAACTACCTTAGCGAAAGCACTCGCCTTCTCCGTGGATGTAACTTTCAAGCGAATTCAATTTACCCCGGATTTGTTACCGTCGGATATCCTGGGTATTTCCATGCTAGATCCTAACGATCGCACATTTCACTTCCACGAAGGGCCAATTTTTGCCAACATTGTCTTAGCCGACGAAATCAATCGCGCTTCACCCCGTACCCAATCCGCACTGTTAGAAGCAATGGCAGAATTTCAAGTCACCATTGACGGGAACGTGCGAAAACTCAAAGACCCATTTTTTGCGATCGCAACTCAAAATCCCGTAGAATCACGGGGTACTTATCCGTTACCAGAAGCGCAAATGGATCGTTTTGCGCTTCAATTTAGTTTGGGATATATATCACCAGAAGAAGAAGTAAAAATTCTCTCCAATCAAATTCAACAACATCCGATCGATACAATTAAACCTTGCGTTAACTTACAAGACATCATCAACTTAAAACAGCAAGTCAAACAAATTAGAATCAGCGAAGAATTGAAACGCTACATAGTAGATATAGTCAATGCTACGCGATCGGCAGAAGGAGTGCAATTAGGCGCAAGTCCAAGAGGTTCCCTTGCATTAATGAAAATTGCTCAAGCATTAGCTTTATTTGATGGCTATCAATTCGTTACCCCAGAAAATATTCAAGAATTAGCAGTAGAAGTAATTGCACATCGATTAGTTATGGAACCCCAAGCGCGTTTTTCTGGTAGAACCGCCGCCGGAGTTGTGGAAGAAATTTTGAAATCCGTACCTGTTCCTACGTGA
- a CDS encoding zinc ribbon domain-containing protein, which translates to MFSFLKRASSNFIHKSTYIQHEPINKVSLVILVLIDIFVLFNVFSGLNSISQWPLSPSEEYPCFLPYQNYHTAEKKGTFAFKVSTIENLIEQNKYPLPSPTANSNRLGQVSNMCAYYTRASKAVNTPETVNLKTSIDKLRNEVASLKQENQTLQSQYNSTLLEKIAGQSPDKSINKVAADRVKSEIDNNKKLIANKEKQITEQQTKLIQHPATDAYLQMIDNGSDYEKLKQVYNKAEFWYPNQQVLLQTLFLLPLILIGYFWHSTALRKNFGLQALLSWHLLLIFCIPLLIKFFEFIQFGNLIGVATELIVSLVGGLVFVASYALILIIPLLGLGLIKLLQVWVFNPRVQAKKRIQKVRCINCSSKLRLSDDFCPYCGFEQYVECLKCHHKTYKFTNYCSSCGHPTASGLEDEQD; encoded by the coding sequence ATGTTCTCTTTTTTAAAAAGGGCTAGCAGTAATTTTATTCACAAATCGACTTACATTCAACACGAGCCGATCAACAAAGTTAGTTTAGTAATTCTTGTATTAATCGATATTTTTGTCCTTTTTAACGTTTTTAGCGGCTTAAATAGCATTTCCCAATGGCCGCTTAGTCCCTCTGAAGAGTATCCTTGCTTTTTGCCGTACCAAAATTACCACACGGCAGAAAAGAAAGGAACCTTTGCCTTCAAGGTTAGCACTATTGAAAATCTAATCGAGCAAAATAAATATCCTTTACCCAGCCCTACTGCCAATTCAAATAGATTGGGTCAAGTCTCAAATATGTGTGCATACTATACTCGTGCTTCTAAAGCAGTTAATACCCCTGAAACTGTTAATTTAAAAACGAGTATCGATAAGCTGAGAAACGAAGTTGCTTCTTTAAAACAAGAAAATCAAACGCTGCAAAGCCAATATAATTCTACCTTACTAGAAAAAATTGCTGGTCAATCACCAGACAAATCGATCAATAAAGTGGCTGCGGATCGGGTGAAATCAGAAATTGATAATAATAAAAAGCTGATTGCAAATAAGGAAAAGCAAATTACGGAACAACAGACTAAGTTAATTCAACATCCGGCTACTGATGCTTATCTCCAGATGATCGATAATGGTTCGGATTATGAAAAACTCAAACAAGTTTACAATAAAGCGGAGTTTTGGTATCCCAATCAACAAGTACTGTTACAAACTCTATTTTTGTTACCGTTAATTCTAATTGGTTACTTTTGGCATTCTACAGCACTCCGCAAAAATTTCGGTTTGCAAGCTTTATTGAGTTGGCATCTGCTGCTGATCTTCTGCATTCCTCTGTTGATTAAGTTTTTTGAGTTTATTCAGTTCGGCAATCTGATTGGTGTCGCCACTGAATTAATTGTTAGTTTGGTAGGAGGATTGGTATTTGTTGCCAGCTATGCGTTGATCTTGATTATTCCTTTGTTAGGTTTGGGATTAATTAAACTTCTGCAAGTTTGGGTTTTTAATCCTCGCGTTCAAGCTAAAAAGAGAATCCAGAAAGTGCGCTGCATTAATTGCAGTTCTAAACTTAGGTTAAGTGATGATTTTTGCCCTTATTGCGGTTTCGAGCAGTATGTAGAATGCTTAAAATGCCATCATAAAACCTATAAGTTTACTAATTATTGTAGTTCTTGCGGTCATCCCACAGCATCGGGATTAGAGGATGAACAGGATTAA
- a CDS encoding heme oxygenase (biliverdin-producing), producing MSSNLATKLREGTKKAHTMAENVGFVKCFLKGVVEKNSYRKLVANLYFVYTAIEEEMEKHREHPILSKIYFKELNRKKSLEQDLSYYYGPNWREQVAPSPAAQAYVQRIREVSEKEPELLIAQSYTRYLGDLSGGQILKGIAVRAMNLTDGGTAFYEFKDIPDEKAFKNTYRQALNDLPLDEATADRIVDEANDAFGMNMNMFKELEGNLIKAIGLMLFNTLTRKRTRGSTDAELATVE from the coding sequence ATGAGTTCTAATTTAGCAACCAAATTGCGTGAAGGCACCAAAAAAGCCCACACAATGGCAGAAAACGTTGGTTTTGTCAAGTGCTTTTTAAAAGGCGTGGTAGAAAAGAACTCCTACCGGAAACTGGTAGCCAACCTCTACTTCGTCTACACTGCCATTGAAGAAGAGATGGAAAAGCACCGGGAACACCCCATCCTCTCCAAAATTTACTTTAAAGAGCTAAACCGCAAAAAGAGCCTAGAGCAAGACCTCAGCTACTACTACGGCCCCAACTGGCGCGAACAAGTAGCCCCCTCCCCAGCCGCTCAAGCCTACGTACAGCGCATTAGAGAAGTATCTGAAAAAGAACCAGAACTCTTGATTGCCCAATCCTACACTCGCTACTTGGGCGACTTATCCGGCGGTCAAATCCTCAAAGGCATTGCAGTACGCGCCATGAACCTCACCGACGGAGGCACCGCTTTCTACGAATTCAAAGATATTCCCGACGAGAAAGCATTTAAGAACACCTATCGCCAAGCTTTGAACGATTTGCCTCTAGATGAAGCAACAGCCGATCGCATCGTAGACGAAGCAAACGACGCCTTTGGCATGAACATGAATATGTTCAAAGAACTAGAAGGCAACTTGATCAAAGCCATCGGCTTGATGCTGTTCAATACCCTCACCCGCAAACGCACTCGCGGCAGCACCGACGCAGAACTGGCAACCGTTGAATAA
- the gyrB gene encoding DNA topoisomerase (ATP-hydrolyzing) subunit B produces the protein MTSSYSADQIQVLEGLEPVRKRPGMYIGSTGPRGLHHLVYEVVDNSIDEALAGYCTHIEVDLNADGSVTVTDDGRGIPTDIHPRTGKSALETVMTVLHAGGKFGGGGYKVSGGLHGVGISVVNALSEWVEVTVWRDKKVHKQRFERGIPVTELVPNPSNENRTGTSVSFVPDTEIFTSGVEFDYTTLAARLRELAYLNAGVKITFSDHRVEVIKNNISRIETYEYKGGIREYISYINRDKQPLHEEVIFVSGERNNVQIEVALQWCIDAYTDNLLGFANNIRTVDGGTHMEGLKAVLTRTMNAIARKRNKLKEGEPNLAGENIREGLTAVISVKVPDPEFEGQTKTKLGNPEVRGIVDSLVGEVLTEYLEFRPPIADAILEKAIQAFKAAEAARRARELVRRKSVLESSPLPGKLADCSTRDPSESEIFLVEGDSAGGCFFGKTNILLADGRAISLLEIVAEQAEGKEHFCYTIQEDGNIGIERIINARMTKANAEVIKLTLDNGEVLICTPDHPFMLRDGTYKAAELLTPEDSLMPLYRKLSQKNEKGSGLDGYEMVWNPKHDKWIYTHLLADFYNLRNGVYQASDGNHRHHVDFHKLNNNPTNIKRLPAEDHLALHRAHLEKTLHRPDVIEKSRQVHMSEEFREMMSDRMSWLNTSFLLSQNAKAQWEDEEYKAYMMQKWREFYESNEEYRQQNREQLNKAQSEYWSDELNRLIQAERVREYFENHPEMREAYSEAAKQQWQDEELLEWRRQKTKEQWTSEFRAKRKAALHQTYYRKTIEALKDVESQKGWLDLEAYDLYRRQLKDKSILKFETFCDRYFDGSRVKAREAIGNYNHRVVKIERLEERFDVYDIEVPHSHNFALASGIFVHNSAKQGRDRRFQAILPLRGKILNIEKTDDAKIYKNNEIQSLITALGLGVKGEEFDASNLRYHRIVIMTDADVDGAHIRTLLLTFFYRYQRALIEQGYIYIACPPLYKVERGKNHDYCYSDRELQELIRQFPSNAKYTIQRFKGLGEMMPEQLWNTTMNPQTRTFKQVEIEDAAEADRIFTILMGDRVAPRREFIETYGSKLNLSDLDI, from the coding sequence ATGACAAGCAGTTACAGCGCCGATCAGATTCAAGTTCTGGAAGGTCTGGAACCGGTTCGCAAACGACCGGGGATGTACATCGGTTCGACGGGGCCAAGAGGACTCCATCATTTAGTTTACGAGGTGGTGGACAATTCCATCGACGAGGCGCTGGCTGGTTACTGTACTCACATTGAGGTTGACCTCAACGCCGACGGTTCCGTTACAGTCACCGATGATGGACGGGGGATTCCCACAGATATCCATCCTCGCACGGGCAAGTCTGCTCTGGAAACAGTAATGACAGTTCTTCACGCCGGAGGAAAGTTTGGCGGTGGTGGTTACAAAGTTTCCGGTGGACTGCACGGCGTTGGTATATCGGTGGTAAACGCTTTGTCCGAGTGGGTGGAAGTGACGGTATGGCGGGATAAGAAGGTTCACAAACAACGCTTTGAACGCGGTATTCCCGTTACCGAACTGGTACCTAACCCCAGCAATGAAAACCGCACTGGTACTTCTGTTAGTTTTGTCCCTGATACGGAAATTTTTACCAGTGGCGTTGAATTTGATTATACCACTTTAGCCGCACGTCTGCGCGAGTTAGCTTATCTGAATGCAGGGGTAAAAATTACTTTTAGCGATCACCGCGTGGAAGTAATTAAAAACAATATTTCCAGGATAGAAACTTACGAGTACAAAGGTGGTATTCGCGAGTATATTTCTTACATCAACCGCGATAAACAACCTCTGCACGAGGAAGTTATCTTTGTATCGGGTGAACGAAATAATGTTCAAATAGAAGTTGCATTGCAGTGGTGTATTGACGCTTATACGGATAATTTGTTGGGTTTTGCCAATAATATCCGCACCGTTGATGGCGGTACTCACATGGAAGGGTTGAAGGCGGTGTTGACGCGGACGATGAATGCGATCGCACGCAAGCGCAATAAACTCAAAGAAGGCGAGCCTAACCTCGCAGGAGAAAATATTCGGGAAGGATTAACTGCGGTTATTTCTGTTAAAGTACCCGATCCGGAATTTGAAGGGCAAACTAAAACTAAATTAGGTAACCCAGAAGTTAGGGGAATTGTTGACTCTTTGGTAGGGGAAGTATTAACCGAGTATTTAGAATTTCGTCCCCCCATTGCTGATGCTATTTTAGAGAAAGCAATTCAAGCATTTAAAGCAGCAGAAGCAGCACGTCGCGCTCGTGAATTAGTGCGAAGAAAATCTGTTTTAGAATCTTCTCCTTTACCAGGGAAATTAGCAGATTGTAGTACCAGAGACCCTTCAGAATCAGAGATTTTCCTGGTCGAAGGCGATAGTGCCGGTGGCTGTTTTTTTGGAAAAACTAACATTTTATTGGCTGATGGAAGGGCAATTAGCCTATTAGAAATAGTAGCAGAACAAGCAGAGGGAAAAGAACATTTTTGCTACACAATTCAGGAAGATGGAAACATCGGAATTGAACGAATTATTAATGCCAGAATGACGAAAGCAAATGCTGAAGTTATTAAACTGACATTAGATAATGGTGAAGTTCTCATCTGCACTCCCGATCATCCATTCATGTTGCGCGATGGCACTTACAAAGCAGCCGAATTGCTAACACCTGAAGATTCTCTCATGCCACTATACCGCAAGCTTTCTCAAAAGAATGAAAAAGGATCTGGGCTTGACGGTTACGAAATGGTTTGGAATCCTAAACATGATAAATGGATTTACACTCATCTTTTGGCAGACTTTTATAATCTGCGAAATGGTGTTTATCAAGCATCAGATGGAAACCATCGCCATCATGTTGATTTCCACAAATTGAACAACAATCCAACCAATATTAAACGTCTTCCGGCTGAAGATCATCTAGCATTACATCGCGCTCACCTAGAGAAAACTTTACATCGACCAGATGTAATTGAAAAGAGCCGTCAGGTTCACATGAGCGAAGAATTTCGTGAGATGATGAGCGATCGTATGTCATGGCTAAACACCAGTTTCCTTCTTTCACAAAATGCTAAGGCTCAGTGGGAGGATGAAGAATACAAAGCCTACATGATGCAAAAATGGCGGGAGTTTTATGAGAGTAATGAAGAGTATCGCCAGCAAAATCGGGAACAACTGAATAAAGCTCAGTCAGAATATTGGAGTGATGAACTCAATCGCTTAATTCAAGCCGAAAGAGTGCGAGAATATTTTGAAAATCATCCGGAAATGCGGGAGGCTTATTCAGAAGCTGCCAAGCAACAATGGCAAGATGAGGAATTGTTAGAATGGCGGCGTCAAAAAACTAAAGAACAATGGACAAGCGAATTTCGAGCGAAGCGAAAAGCGGCGCTTCACCAAACCTACTATCGCAAGACTATTGAGGCTTTAAAGGACGTAGAAAGTCAAAAAGGTTGGCTGGATTTGGAAGCTTACGATCTTTACCGGCGTCAGCTGAAAGACAAGTCGATCTTGAAGTTTGAAACTTTCTGCGATCGCTATTTTGACGGGAGTCGGGTAAAAGCACGGGAAGCGATCGGTAATTACAATCACCGAGTTGTGAAAATCGAACGTTTAGAGGAACGATTTGATGTTTACGACATCGAAGTTCCCCATTCCCACAACTTCGCTTTAGCTAGTGGAATATTCGTTCACAACAGCGCCAAACAAGGACGCGATCGCAGATTCCAAGCCATCCTACCTCTACGCGGTAAAATTCTCAACATCGAGAAGACCGATGACGCCAAAATCTACAAAAATAATGAAATTCAATCGTTGATTACCGCTTTGGGATTAGGCGTCAAAGGTGAAGAATTCGACGCTTCTAATTTGCGCTATCATCGCATAGTGATCATGACTGACGCTGACGTTGATGGAGCCCACATTCGCACCCTTTTGCTGACATTCTTCTATCGCTATCAACGGGCGCTGATCGAGCAAGGGTATATTTACATTGCTTGCCCTCCGTTGTATAAAGTAGAACGGGGAAAGAATCACGACTATTGCTATAGCGATCGCGAATTGCAAGAGTTAATCCGTCAATTCCCTTCCAACGCCAAATACACCATCCAAAGGTTCAAAGGCTTGGGTGAAATGATGCCAGAACAACTCTGGAATACCACCATGAATCCACAAACTCGCACGTTTAAACAAGTGGAAATTGAAGATGCGGCAGAAGCCGATCGCATTTTCACCATTCTGATGGGCGATCGAGTTGCTCCACGGCGAGAATTCATCGAAACCTATGGCTCTAAACTCAATTTGAGCGATTTGGACATTTAA